A region of Allocoleopsis franciscana PCC 7113 DNA encodes the following proteins:
- a CDS encoding secondary thiamine-phosphate synthase enzyme YjbQ translates to MHITNELLEVETDKGIGIYNITPEIEKILETTGINNGQVIVFSRHTTTALAINEYEERLLEDTKIHFRKLAPESERYLHNDLHLRDVPPDEPINAHSHLMAMMLSSSEIIPVVDGKLALGTWQSILFFDLDGPRKRSVLVQISGE, encoded by the coding sequence ATGCACATCACGAATGAACTCCTTGAAGTAGAGACAGACAAGGGAATTGGGATTTATAACATCACACCTGAGATTGAGAAAATCCTGGAAACAACAGGCATCAACAACGGTCAAGTCATCGTCTTTTCACGCCATACAACCACAGCCTTAGCCATTAATGAATATGAAGAAAGATTACTCGAAGATACGAAGATACATTTTAGAAAGTTGGCTCCTGAATCAGAGCGCTATCTCCATAATGACCTTCATTTAAGAGATGTCCCTCCTGATGAACCCATAAATGCTCACTCTCACCTGATGGCAATGATGTTGAGTAGCAGTGAAATCATTCCTGTGGTGGATGGTAAATTGGCTCTCGGTACCTGGCAATCAATCTTATTTTTTGACTTGGATGGCCCTCGGAAAAGAAGTGTATTGGTTCAAATTAGTGGTGAGTGA
- a CDS encoding Crp/Fnr family transcriptional regulator — MNSSSSASEASRPFLTWQRIIDWAQEHYRYRTFSKDERIPARTGLLYLVQRGAIRLVGTAQVSASNDKSASKLLNQTADETFLGFVGAGQPFEIVAQSPFTLQAYSHIDQTSVVWMYWHDLDNWPHFRREVLDAFRYQHQRKLLWLSTLGQRRTIDRLLGFLTLLIEEFGEPCSNGYCLPFPLTHAQIGSAIGSTRVTVTRLMGKLRQRELICTKGDNLICLPSQAIEILHHSTIVER, encoded by the coding sequence ATGAATTCATCATCCTCCGCATCAGAGGCATCTCGACCATTTTTAACTTGGCAACGGATTATAGACTGGGCGCAGGAACATTACCGTTATCGAACTTTCAGTAAAGATGAGCGAATTCCCGCTCGTACTGGATTGTTGTATCTAGTACAGCGGGGGGCAATCCGGTTAGTGGGTACAGCGCAAGTGAGTGCTAGTAACGACAAGTCAGCGTCTAAATTATTGAATCAGACAGCAGATGAAACGTTTTTAGGCTTTGTGGGAGCGGGTCAACCCTTTGAAATTGTGGCGCAATCACCCTTTACGCTTCAAGCTTATTCTCACATCGACCAGACTTCGGTGGTGTGGATGTACTGGCATGACTTAGACAATTGGCCTCACTTTCGTCGGGAAGTGTTAGATGCATTTCGGTATCAGCATCAGCGTAAATTATTGTGGCTGAGTACCTTAGGACAGCGAAGAACGATTGATCGACTATTGGGATTTCTTACGTTATTAATCGAAGAATTTGGTGAACCTTGTAGCAATGGATACTGTTTACCGTTCCCTTTAACCCATGCACAAATTGGTAGTGCGATTGGTTCCACTCGCGTGACGGTGACTCGTTTGATGGGCAAACTTCGACAACGTGAATTGATTTGTACCAAAGGAGATAATTTGATTTGCTTACCGTCTCAAGCCATAGAAATTCTTCATCATTCAACGATTGTGGAACGATAG
- a CDS encoding response regulator has product MKILLVEDDELVAEVLKKALIAQHYLVDLAADGQEGWELAEAFEYDLILLDLMLPKLDGLSFCKQRRAIGDRTPIVILTGQDTSTSKVISLDTGADDYIIKPFDVQELLARIRALLRRGSSNVTPVLEWDALRLDPSNCHVTYNEQLLHLTAKEYGLLELFLRNTQRIFSQSALLDHLWSFEEPPSENTVRAHIKSLRQKLKKAGAASDLLETVYGLGYRLKPREGKVSQPSAQSQVARDVSRQAPQKAEIVGTTRLDSKSATTSQISPELIVLWERSKDKYRDRINILDQAVTALVTDTLSEELRQQAQMQAHTLLGSLGSFGLMDASRLSRKIEQAFQTPNTLNQTEKEQLSKQVLALRQVLEQPMTPVESVETVPETKLHQPMTIEPKPRLLVVDDDVALALALVSEASSWGIQADIASNLSKARETLAHLRPDVVLLDLCFPESAENGFDLLTELTLEQPSVPVVVFTAQESFTQRVKVARLGGRGFLQKPVTPAQAMEAIAQVLQQSSQTEAKLLLVDDDPQLLDVVRTLLEPWGFNLTLLDNPQEFWDTLEKTAPDLLILDVEMPELSGIDLCQVVRNDPRWSELPVLFLSARTDIETIQSVFTVGADDYVSKPIVGPELVARILNRLERTKILRKLRKFIG; this is encoded by the coding sequence GTGAAAATTCTGCTAGTGGAAGATGATGAACTTGTTGCCGAAGTTCTCAAGAAAGCTCTTATAGCTCAGCATTATTTAGTCGATTTGGCGGCTGATGGTCAGGAGGGTTGGGAACTAGCAGAAGCGTTTGAATATGATCTGATCCTGCTGGACTTGATGTTGCCGAAGCTAGACGGTCTTAGCTTTTGCAAACAGAGAAGAGCCATAGGCGATCGCACCCCAATTGTGATCTTGACAGGTCAGGATACCAGCACCAGCAAAGTCATCAGCTTAGATACAGGTGCGGATGATTATATCATAAAACCTTTCGATGTGCAAGAACTACTGGCTCGGATTCGAGCCTTGCTACGTCGTGGCAGTTCAAACGTGACGCCCGTGCTGGAGTGGGATGCCCTGCGTTTAGACCCCAGTAACTGCCACGTCACCTATAATGAGCAACTGTTGCATCTCACCGCCAAGGAGTACGGTCTCCTAGAGCTGTTCTTACGGAACACGCAGCGAATATTCAGCCAAAGTGCGCTGCTCGATCATCTTTGGTCGTTTGAAGAACCCCCTTCAGAAAATACGGTGAGGGCGCACATCAAAAGTTTACGACAAAAGCTGAAAAAAGCTGGAGCCGCCTCGGACTTGCTAGAAACGGTTTACGGGTTAGGGTATCGATTGAAACCCAGAGAAGGCAAGGTATCGCAGCCCTCAGCTCAATCACAAGTTGCGCGGGATGTATCTCGACAGGCACCGCAGAAAGCGGAAATAGTGGGTACCACACGTCTCGATTCCAAGTCAGCTACAACCTCACAAATTTCACCAGAACTGATTGTCCTTTGGGAACGGAGTAAGGACAAATATCGCGATCGCATCAATATCTTAGACCAAGCTGTGACCGCTCTGGTCACAGATACTCTCAGTGAAGAATTACGACAACAAGCTCAGATGCAGGCACATACCCTATTAGGGTCACTGGGTAGTTTTGGCTTAATGGATGCCTCTCGTCTATCCCGTAAAATTGAACAGGCGTTTCAAACCCCAAATACCCTAAATCAAACGGAAAAAGAGCAGTTGTCTAAACAGGTTTTAGCCTTGCGTCAAGTACTGGAGCAACCCATGACTCCGGTGGAATCGGTTGAGACGGTGCCAGAAACTAAGCTCCATCAACCCATGACAATAGAGCCAAAACCTCGACTGTTAGTGGTTGACGACGATGTTGCATTGGCGCTGGCTTTAGTTTCAGAAGCTTCATCCTGGGGAATACAGGCAGACATTGCCAGCAATTTATCTAAAGCTAGAGAGACTCTGGCTCACCTTCGACCCGATGTGGTACTCCTAGATTTATGCTTTCCAGAGTCAGCAGAGAACGGTTTCGATCTGTTAACGGAACTAACATTAGAGCAGCCGTCTGTACCTGTTGTTGTATTTACGGCACAGGAAAGTTTTACTCAACGGGTGAAAGTCGCTCGTTTAGGCGGACGGGGGTTTCTGCAAAAGCCTGTAACTCCGGCTCAAGCCATGGAAGCGATCGCCCAAGTTCTGCAACAATCCAGTCAAACAGAAGCCAAATTGCTACTCGTAGACGATGATCCTCAGCTTTTGGATGTTGTTCGCACCCTACTAGAGCCTTGGGGATTCAATCTGACACTGCTAGACAACCCCCAGGAGTTCTGGGATACCTTAGAGAAGACAGCTCCCGATTTGCTGATTCTGGATGTTGAAATGCCCGAATTGAGCGGTATTGATCTTTGCCAAGTGGTTCGTAATGACCCACGCTGGAGTGAGCTGCCGGTGCTGTTTCTCTCGGCTCGTACTGATATAGAGACCATCCAATCAGTGTTTACAGTCGGTGCTGATGACTATGTAAGTAAGCCAATTGTCGGGCCAGAGTTAGTCGCTCGTATCCTAAATCGGCTGGAACGAACCAAAATCCTACGTAAACTCCGAAAATTTATCGGTTAA
- a CDS encoding slr1957 family protein has translation MKHFSEDWINEWCQLNGWTDLYIERCHYWAFPPGAVMPEPIPTEALKGIKAEKGLCGEERLWSMAAVVVSLMAALLSYCLKSPMPIVVAFAFGAITVGLLEVELT, from the coding sequence ATCAAACATTTTTCAGAAGACTGGATTAATGAATGGTGCCAACTCAATGGTTGGACAGATTTATATATTGAGCGCTGTCACTACTGGGCTTTTCCACCGGGAGCCGTCATGCCTGAGCCAATTCCTACAGAGGCGCTCAAAGGGATCAAAGCGGAAAAGGGATTATGTGGTGAGGAGCGATTGTGGTCAATGGCAGCGGTGGTGGTGAGTTTAATGGCTGCTCTTTTGAGCTATTGCCTGAAGTCTCCCATGCCAATCGTTGTGGCTTTTGCTTTTGGAGCTATTACAGTGGGTCTTCTGGAAGTTGAGCTGACCTAG